GTCACCGTGGCCCGTGCGATTCCGGGTGAGTACATCGTCGTCCTCAGGACACCGCGTCCGGGTGAGACACCGCTCGCGCCTTCCGTGGTGGCGGACAACCTTTCGGCACGCTACGGAGGCCGCGCCTTCCTCACGTACGCACAGGCCCTGCGGGGGTTCGCCAGCCGGATGACCCCGGAACAGGCCCGCGCGATGGCCGCCGATCCCGAGGTGGCCTACGTGGAGGAGAACGGGGTGATGCGCGCCATCGGTGAGCGCCAGCCCGATGCCACCTGGGGCATCGACCGTGTCGATCAGCGTGACCTGCCGTTGGACAACATCTACCTCTACAGCGCCAACGGCAAGGGCGTGCATGCCTACATCATCGACACCGGCATCCGCACGTCCCACACCGACTTCGAGGGGCGCGCGCAGGCCGACCACGATGTGTTCTCGGATGGTCGGCAGGGCATCGACTGCCATGGGCATGGCACACACGTGGCCGCCACCGTGGGCGGCCGCGTCTACGGCGTCGCCAAGGGAGTCCGTCTCCACGCGGTGCGCGTGCTCGACTGCGGGGGAAGTGGCTCGACCGCCGGGGTGATCTCCGGCGTGGAGTGGGTGACCCAGAACCGGCAGCTCCCCGCCGTGGCCAACATGAGCCTGGGGGGTGGCAAGAGCCAGGCGCTCGATGACGCGATCCGCCAGTCGATCGCCGCGGGGATCACCTACGTGGTCGCCGCGGGGAACGACAACCAGGACGCCTGCGCGGTTTCTCCAGCGCGGACCCCCGAGGCCCTCACCGTGGGAGCCACCGAGGGCAGCGACAAGCGCGCCTCCTTCTCCAACTGGGGGAGCTGTGTGGATGTCTTCGCTCCGGGCCAGGACATCTCCTCGGCCTGGCTCTCCGATGACAACGCCACCCGTGTCCTCAATGGGACCTCCATGGCCGCGCCGCACGTCGCCGGCCTCGCCGCGCTCTTCCTCGAGCGCAACCCCACCGCCGCTCCCGCCACCGTGTCCTCCGTGCTCGTCGACAACTCCACGCCCGGCAAGGTGGCCAACGCGGGGCGGTGCTCACCCAACCGGCTGATGTTCTCCGGCTTCCTCGGGGACCCCGCGTTCAGGAGCCCCACCGTCCAGACGGTCAAGGACACGCGGTAGAGGGGCGCGCCGCGCGAGCTCAGCTTCCCACGGAGTAG
The window above is part of the Cystobacter ferrugineus genome. Proteins encoded here:
- a CDS encoding S8 family peptidase, producing the protein MAVSVVSVSLLVGCPSRSIPLPQPPSDGPCPQAALGSEARTGKFVTVARAIPGEYIVVLRTPRPGETPLAPSVVADNLSARYGGRAFLTYAQALRGFASRMTPEQARAMAADPEVAYVEENGVMRAIGERQPDATWGIDRVDQRDLPLDNIYLYSANGKGVHAYIIDTGIRTSHTDFEGRAQADHDVFSDGRQGIDCHGHGTHVAATVGGRVYGVAKGVRLHAVRVLDCGGSGSTAGVISGVEWVTQNRQLPAVANMSLGGGKSQALDDAIRQSIAAGITYVVAAGNDNQDACAVSPARTPEALTVGATEGSDKRASFSNWGSCVDVFAPGQDISSAWLSDDNATRVLNGTSMAAPHVAGLAALFLERNPTAAPATVSSVLVDNSTPGKVANAGRCSPNRLMFSGFLGDPAFRSPTVQTVKDTR